The following proteins are encoded in a genomic region of Thalassophryne amazonica chromosome 5, fThaAma1.1, whole genome shotgun sequence:
- the LOC117510603 gene encoding Rieske domain-containing protein-like isoform X1 produces the protein MTTRFQLHKWKLLDEVSCNMSPEEDTSRMSTSFSCPSPSFLPPDSHFIGKKEEIIQARRVTKLVNGCRDVLVLYHQGRLHAMDMRCYHSGGVLEHGDIEEFDGRLCIVCPWHKYKITLAEGEALYQAVDNPGAKPLQTHWRSKGVKQRIHRVTEVSGDVYVTLNSSTEVIESDTYQTEKYRTAFLSPQLQRTMK, from the exons atgacAACACGGTTTCAGTTGCATAAGTG GAAATTGCTGGACGAAGTCTCCTGTAATATGTCTCCTGAGGAGGACACGTCTCGGATGTCCACTTCTTTCTCATGCCCTTCTCCCTCCTTCCTTCCACCTGACTCCCACTTCATTGGGAAAAAGGAGGAAATTATACAGGCCAGACGTGTGACAAAGCTGGTGAATGGATGCAGAGACGTGCTGGTCCTGTACCACCAGGGACGGCTACATGCCATGGACATGCGCTGTTACC ATTCAGGTGGTGTATTAGAGCATGGAGACATTGAG GAGTTTGATGGACGGCTTTGCATTGTGTGTCCGTGGCACAAGTACAAGATCACGCTGGCAGAAGGGGAGGCGCTTTACCAAGCTGTGGACAATCCTGGGGCCAAACCCCTGCAAACTCACTGGCGCTCCAAAGGGGTCAAACAGAGAATTCACAGGGTCACTGAGGTCAGCGGGGATGTGTATGTAACACTGAACAGTTCCACTGAGGTCATCGAATCTGATACATACCAGACTGAGAAGTATAGGACTGCCTTTCTCAGTCCCCAGCTACAACGTACGATGAAGTAA
- the LOC117510603 gene encoding Rieske domain-containing protein-like isoform X2 gives MSPEEDTSRMSTSFSCPSPSFLPPDSHFIGKKEEIIQARRVTKLVNGCRDVLVLYHQGRLHAMDMRCYHSGGVLEHGDIEEFDGRLCIVCPWHKYKITLAEGEALYQAVDNPGAKPLQTHWRSKGVKQRIHRVTEVSGDVYVTLNSSTEVIESDTYQTEKYRTAFLSPQLQRTMK, from the exons ATGTCTCCTGAGGAGGACACGTCTCGGATGTCCACTTCTTTCTCATGCCCTTCTCCCTCCTTCCTTCCACCTGACTCCCACTTCATTGGGAAAAAGGAGGAAATTATACAGGCCAGACGTGTGACAAAGCTGGTGAATGGATGCAGAGACGTGCTGGTCCTGTACCACCAGGGACGGCTACATGCCATGGACATGCGCTGTTACC ATTCAGGTGGTGTATTAGAGCATGGAGACATTGAG GAGTTTGATGGACGGCTTTGCATTGTGTGTCCGTGGCACAAGTACAAGATCACGCTGGCAGAAGGGGAGGCGCTTTACCAAGCTGTGGACAATCCTGGGGCCAAACCCCTGCAAACTCACTGGCGCTCCAAAGGGGTCAAACAGAGAATTCACAGGGTCACTGAGGTCAGCGGGGATGTGTATGTAACACTGAACAGTTCCACTGAGGTCATCGAATCTGATACATACCAGACTGAGAAGTATAGGACTGCCTTTCTCAGTCCCCAGCTACAACGTACGATGAAGTAA